GCAGCTTTCGTTTTAGACTAGAATATAGGGTTGCTTCGACTTGCCCGTTAGCTTGTGGGTGACCTGGGGAGAAATACTTGAACTTGATTCCCAACTCTGCACACCAGTCGCGATACTGCCTTGATTTGAATTGTCACCCATTGTCCTAGATTATGCAGCGTGGGATGCCAAACCTGCAAACCACAGGAATCGGATAATGTTGTTTGTTGTGATGGTTGTCAGGGCTTTTGCTTTTATCCACTTGGTGAAGTGATCCACGAAGATGACTACGAATCTCAACCCCCTTTGCTCGGGGGTAATGGTCTAACTAGGTCGATCTCCCACTGCCCGAATGGTTACGGCGACATGATCAACGTCAGTTCTTCTGGCGAGCAATGCGGTATAAGAGCATATTGTTGGCATTTTGGGCACTTCCAGACGAACTCTTCCGCATTTTTACTGGCGTGTGGCGGCTGTGGCTAGTAATATCCCGTTCTTACCACCTTTCTGGCTAGTGCTTTTTCGTCGGAATAATTCCCACATACCCCTTTGGGTATCTCGGCCAGTATGTACTGCAATTCCACTAGCAAGACGCACCTTAGGAATGGTGTCGAGAAGCCTCGCCTGTACGGGACCCCGTCTATCAGTGCGAAGCGTGCTGCTCGATTTTCAGCCTTCAGAACCTCTCACTTTTCGTCAGGAAGTTCACCAGCATCTAAGTACTTTATTACTTCTAGCGCCCATTTGGTGCCCCTGACCTTATATCTGAGACTTTAATTCTCACGACAGGTACCTCAAACATTCTAATGATTGTTTATTCCTGCAAGGGGAATACTCTTAACTCGAGGCGGCCTGTCCCAACTTGTCGGCCTTTTGATTCTCTCCCTTCAGCATCTATTGTATACAAAAGTACTAAAATCGGTCTTGCCATTCCTATAACAGTTGCAGATACTTCTTCAGCTTTTCACCTTTCGCGGTGAATTCTCCCAGGACTTGGTTGGCGACTACTTGCGAGTCAGCTCGTACTTCCACTTCCGTGGCCCCAAACAATTCGGTGATTGATAGTTCGGCTAGTAACGACCcgacccaataattctaaggtcgaGATATTAACAATTGTTATTGGACCTAACTTATGTTTAATGGGCtatattggataagcccactagcgataaattattgaggttgattatgagttttaattaggctcaattactaggttaaatctcatttattatttattgaacaagttagactcatttttaaatttaaagatcatCCATTagaaatttctttaaatttaaaattatcaccGATTAAAGTCTTCTATGCAGTCTCAGTCACTGTCAATCCTATATTAAagaactactagatcatgttttaaaatttaaactctcttcttgaatgatcgtGATTGGGTCCAACTTAAACTTGAACTTGTCGGCATCCTATTCCAACAGGGATGCAACTCCACAAGTCATCTTCTCGTTAAAACTCTTTAATTGAGTCCAACTCAAACTGGTTGtcaccctctcccaaatcttTCTATAAATATCTCTCTTCCACgtgttgtttgaaaaaaaaaaaaaaaacataaacctcTCAGTCCAGCACCATGATTGATTCTGTGTCAAAAAATTTAGGAAACAACACTGCAAAGTAAGGAGCTTAATCATAAATTAGAATTAGcatacgttagctagttatatattattattaaagtcaattTTTTGGAAACCAGTGTTTACATACcacgcatatcatgatattGGCAAGCATAttattcatcatgtttcattatgcatattatatttatatatgtattatgcatcttatGCATCTCACATTATATAAGATATGTaaactttcataaaattaagtgtaagataagctCAGAACAGTAAAccagatggccattcagatgtaTGGTACCAATGTGAATTTATGGGTGGACGTGCAAACCACGGACCTAACCATAGTCcgccatagtatgctagaataatATTAGCGGCTCCCCATGCGACCGCGAGATTTGGgaccggtgcacaaccttgcataCAATATTAAGTGTGTGAGATAGTATCATAAGTAAGAGAAGTAAGATAAACAAGATAAGCCAAGATATGTCATAGCATaagtatgaacaatcatgatttaAGTTCTcagtatgaaatattttataaaaaaacttatgttaagtatgtttacattatgatggatttcttactaagtcatcgactcattttagtttgttttatatttttaaaccaccctatgttagaatatttatgaagataGAGCTGCAGGGCAGAACATAGTCCAGGAAGTCGTGATagtggcctagatcatgtacataGATTTTAAGTTATCATTTTTATGGCtcagattttgaaaatttttaataaatgcttccgcACActctctcatttattattttttttattttaatacaaaacgactttatttattataaagaatatttGTACTTGACacttctgtaaaaaaaaattaaatattttttcaagtcAGGTTCAGTAGTAATACTCTAGCTTCCCCAAGAATTTCTAAAAGTGACTTTATTATTAACTGTGAGGAGTGGagtgttacagttggtatcaaagCCCAGGTCGAAGATTCTATAgacttttctaaaaaaaaaaaaaaaaaattctaggcCAAGGTCTCCTCAAGGCATGTCTTGCTCTGtagtaagtatttttaatttttactattttattattttaatgaaaattataaatgaaatttttttggatACATGCTTGTCAAAGTGCACCTACTATCTATGTATGGTGTATGCTATTTCATGATGATTGCTGAAAAATATCTTATGTTCTATAGGTAACATGATTCTATCACTAAGAACGAGGTGTAAGATTTAGGATTCGAACTTTAGAGAGTTTTTCATAACGATTTATTGAGGTTATTATTTTAGGTggtgaattttattattatttcatgtggAGATCGTTAGTTACTATTGTATGTGGAGTTAGGATAATTGTTCGGTGAATTTATTATTAGGCTTTTAATCGATCTCATTGTTAAGGCAAATACTTGTTTGGATCTCCCCAAAAGAGTTGTTTTCGTGTGCCAGTGTCTGGAAGGGCCGTTTCGGTCAGCTCCCTGGTTAGTTTTGCTTTGCTTAAGAATTTTAATTATGTGTTGTCCTCAGGGCTATCTTGTTCGATGCTCGGATGACTGTCCCCTGTCTGCCGAGTGCTGGGAAACTAGCCATTCTAGCTCTCCACTCCCTTTCATTTCTTCGATCTTCTTCTTGAGAGTGTAGCAGTCTTAAGTCTTGTGACTTTTTGACGGATGATAGGTGCAAAAGCGGGGTTCTTTCCATCGATGGTATTCGACGTTCATGCGACCGACTTGCTCTTTTTCTTGTATGTCCAAGCTAGCATGTGTGCGTTGGGCACCATGCGCTCTTATGGGTATGTTCTCTTCTTGTCTTCGGTCAAGATGTCCTTTCTTGGTTTTCTCCGCAGCCTTCACACGGCTTGGTCTGTCGAACTCCTTCTCTGCCTGTTCCAACTCGACTATTCTCGGGCTTTTAAGGCCCGTAGAGTGTCTCCCGCATTGATGAAGTCGTATGCCCGGTCCATGAACTCTTGCAAAGTTGTCAGTATTTTTCTAGCCAGCTTGGCCATGAACGGGTTTTGAGGCCAGATGCCCCCCAAAAGTGTCGCTAGCGTGATTTTTTCATCCTAGTCTTCGGTTGTCATGCACTTTCTGTTGAACCGCGACACGTACTCCTTGAGGGACTCGTCGTCCTGCTGCTTGACGGTGAGGAGGTATACTGTGGGCCTCCTTTTTCTCCTGTTCGCCATAAACTGTGTTAAGAACAGCTATACAAGTTCTCCAAAGCTATCAATCGAACTTGGTGATAGGGATTCGAACTCTTGTTGCGCCTTTGAGCGTCAATGGAAAGGCTCAACAAGCCACTTCTCTGTTGAACCCATGGAGGGTGATGTGTGCCTTAAAGGTCTCTAGGTGTTCGATGGGGTATTTGGACCCATCATACATCTCTATCTGCGGGACTCTGAATTTTGGTGCGAGTGGTGCTGCCATCACGTCTGCACTGTAAGACAGGTCTGTGCTACTGAGCAGTTGGTCAACCTATGACGATGCTCCCATCCTCCTGGCCATCTCCCTCGTACTTGTCCACGAGACTATGTAGCTCGTGGTgcatctttcttctttcttcttcactaGCATCCGTATTTACATGACTTCACGACTCAACACATTCATTTTGGCTTGGTGTTGCGTCTCCCTTGAGTCTGTGCCTCTCTTCTCCTTAGTACTTTGTTTTCCTGTTGGAGGTTTTCCATCTCCACTGCTATTCTCCTCATGTGCGCTTCCATATCTGCGAATCTCCCATTCATATTTCTCGAGGTTGCTTTCTAGTTTTGGGTAGTTTGAGAGCGTGTTGCAACCTGCACGTGAAGGACACTTTAATTACAAAGTATCCCATAGATGACGCGAGTATTAATGACGTGTTTCTTACACCAGGTATTGGGCTCGATTACCTGCGATACAAGGAAGATGGGGGCTCTCGGTTGATGGGTCACCTTCGATGTCTAAGTCAGTTTTCTGTTCCCTGGTGCGGATTTCAGTATGCGAGAGAAAGTCCCAAATTCTAATCTGGTGCTTGGCTTTTATACTACTTGTCAGGATGGTATTCTGTATCCTGTGCCAGAGGCTCCCGCCTCCCATATGGGATACCACGTTGTTGTCTTTAATACGGCATGGCCTCCCTGGGCCACGCCTTTGTGGCAGGTTGGTGGGTGTGGCCACCTTCCGTGCGTCCCCATCAGGGACATGAGGTCTTGTCGTGATCTCTGTCCATGTCTCATATCTGATCCTTAAATGTGGCGTGGCCCTGTCACGACGTGCATGTGAAGGGCAGTGTTAGGGTAGGCGGCGTCCCATCTTCCACATTGACAAATTTCCCGGCCCTGTGCCCTTTTCTTCTATACATAACTCATGGGCCGACCATACTTTTGATCGTTGGGCCTCTAGGATAAGCTCGGCTCGGCATGGAAGGGGTGTAAATATCCCTTCCACGAGCTATGCTCTACTATTAGAACTTCGTTGACGAAGGCATGACATCCTGAgtttgttcttttccttttccttcgaAGGTATTCCGAGCTTCTAAAACATGTTAATTACGCTCCCAAAGGACCACAGATTCATCACAGTATGCCGAGCAAGTTACTTAACCAGGGAAGAGGTTGGTTGtcaaaatgtgattttggaCGACAGGCATGAGGTCCATTGGAATGCTAAAGCTGGCTCTTTCAGACTCTGTTTTAGTGCATGGTAGATGGCATGGATGAATGGTAGATATGCATAAGATTGAATGAATGTTGACTCGTTGGACGAAgtcagcttcttcttcttctttttcctcttcttcttttttcccattTATTCCTCACATAACTACCTGCATGGGATGCTCTGTTTTTTCCTGTTTGGTGGATGGAACAATCGACAAATGTTAAAGCTGTAAATTAAAACTTGACTGTTTGGTAGTCATACCATTGACCATCCAGGTTTTCTTCCCACAAATGTTAAAGCTATTTTATGTTTGAACCATTTTTTTCATGAGACAAGATGTCTGTCGTCTGGTAAGAGACGTCTCGAGCCAGAGCGTTGTTTAAATGAATGTTGATGTGTGTTACAAATGTCAACAAAGACTAGGATCCGCTATTCacttttgaggttgtttatggattccaatttattattttttccgaAGCGAATACAACAATGGGAGTCTCTGATGAGAGAACAATAACAAGACTCAAGAGtactaaaaataattcataataaCAGAAAGTGCCAAAACTCAAACTTTGTCTTCATCCCCATTAGAGTCAGCTGAGTTCCCTGTCACCCTTCTACTTAACAAAAGCATGCCAATCCACATAAAACCCTTCACAACCCTGATCATCCCAATTGTTACAGTCAGGTAATAGAGCCACCAAGCAACAAAGTCAGCCACCCCTCTACCCATGAACAGCTCTCTCTTAAACTCACCCACAACCACCATAGCCTCAACCTCATTCCTCAACTTCCACCACCATAGAGTACCAAAGCTCGCGGCCATGGCCACCCTTTCAGCCCACCTTTCCTCCCTGGCAACCCCGAAAATGGTATCATCCACCACCGGCCTCACTGCCACCCGAGACCAATGAAGCATCGTTTCATGCAACCCCAGGAAAAAAACTGCTTTTCTAAATAAGCTTCTCCCCATACCAATACTAGAGCCATCAATTCCTCCTGCTATGGTTCCTTCAATGCCCAAACCAACGAAGACTTGTAATGTACATACAAAGATCCATGCTATATACAAATGGGGACGTAGAACAGGCCCTGGAGACTCGCTTAAAAAGATAGCCTTTCCTGTCAAACCGTGGATCAGAGTGGCTATGCTTACAAAGGAAACAAGAAGGTAGAGAACACTTGGGTTGGTATATAGGACAAAAgataagagaaaagaagaaatctGTGACGAAGGATTATAAGAGTACTGGAGGCTTAGGAGATAGTAGTAAGCACAAGTTAACCTGGATAGGAGGAGAAATGAGAGGGGAAGCAAAAGGCTGAGGAGGGTGATTGTAAGGATGTGGAAGGGTTCTCTTAGAGAGGCAAGATTCAAGAGGCGATGCTGCTCAGCCTTCTGGTGCCAATTCAGCCAAACCATATTTCCCGGCCTAAAACAACAAATGATTAACTCAAACTGCCTATTTGCTTGGCAGAAAAGAAACATGTAACATTGaggtctatatatataacaactatATGGTTTGCAGAAAAAGAATATGGGTGGTTCCCACGTCCTCAGTTGATGTTTAAGACAGGGAATTCTTCCTTGCTTTGATGTACCTATTTTAGTTGTCTgaccaaaaaaccaaaacttaaAAATCCTAGCATTATTAAATATCTGCTTTAAAGTGCATCCAAGTTGTGCGGTTGGTAAGGAGgataccaaaaattaaaaattctagcattattaaagaaaaattatatttatcatcttcataCACTATACAtcacactttattttattttattttttattttttttctcttatgaaatgtgtggtataaagataatgagtagaatgattcaataagtttaaaaagaatagaatcagaaatttaaaaatataaatttaaaaatataaaaaaaaattaaaaaaaaatatagtatgcGGTGTGTGAAGATAatgaatagcaaaactcaattaatattttaaatctgtcaaaaataaattaatatttgtaattctaGATATGGAAGCGGACAACTCACGATATTTTGACATGATTGAATTTTTATCCACTAAAACTTAGCACACCGTGTGAGTTAAACATAGTTGAATCCCACATTGAAGACATTTCATAGGAGTTAGTTAATTTAACATGAGACACAACTTGGTCgaaacccaaaaataattaaGTCCCACATTGAAAATTTTCATAAGAGTTAGTTAATATAACATCAGGCCGCAATTAGGTCCGAacccaaaataataaataccatattgaatgaaaattctaaaaaattaggTCCAAACCCATTGACTTAACGTTTGAGATTTATCGCTGATCAACGTGTTGTATTATGTGGCATGCATACACTTGGTGTTTATACTTTTTATCTCCCCAACACTGTGCCACTGCCTCActattttatcactatttttgTGCAAACAAAAGACAAATCATAACTGCtccattttaataatttttttttttatttatcaccATTTTTAACATCGTTCTCTCAGTATCTTTTACagaaatattttgggatttgaatttggTTTCGAAGAAGTGTCctgaatgcttttttttttttaatgattaaaaaagtattttttaatgatattgtaaatttttatttttttaaaaaatatttatgatgattaaaaaaatacataaaaataaaaaaaataaagtacaacGTTCGGGATATTTTTTCGGGACAAAACTTCGGGAGccgtagcattactctatttttAAATGTGGTATTAAATAATTGACTTACAAGTGaagcacaataaaataatcttcaAGCATTAAATATCACATGATAAAATAGTGGAAGGAAAATAGTAAAAAGACtgataaataacatgaaaataataaataaacatggaATCCACGGTGGAATAGTTTGACCGGTTGCCTTTTTTCATAGCCAATATGTTGTACAGAGTGCTTGCTTTCCATGAAGTTTCtgatatgtatgtattaatGTGAAGACGTCagcttgttttgttttgttaggaCTTAGTGGGATAATTGCAGCCTTTTCCTTGGTCGCAATCATTGAACCCCATTTCGTTATACCTCTAttgataaacttttttttaaaaataatttattgtttattCTGTCATATATTGGGCAAGTTGTAGAATAAGATCTGCCCAACATATTTGACTCTTTAATGTCGTCATTCTTTTAGCTACCTGCTCTGCTCatggttttaattattttaactcacaaagcattataaatatatatatatatataatttatatttacaagtgAAGGACACGCCTTCCACAATATTGACgtgttataatttaatttgtaagaaaaattaaatttttttataaattaaatcataacATGTTAACAGTATCGAGAGATGTGTAATTCACACCAACTTATAGCTTGTATTAttctaatttaaataaaaattaaaaacttgggtataaaaaggataaataaattaaatgaaaactaTGTcagttatttgaatatttaaatagCAAGTCTTCTAGACATGTCTCTTTCTCCCTTAAATCCTAACAATTTCAACTGTGCTAAGTGTTCTTCGGTCTTATCAAAAGAAGTTCAAAGGTGGGAGCGTTTGTTTCCACCCATTGTCAGCCTAAAATGTGTATGTCGGTATAAAAATCTTTTGACTGGCCCTTTTAATAAACTCCAAACAAACAACAGTCTTCCAATTACTGAATGACAAATAGGCTTTCCACCCATTGTCAGTACAAAAGctctcttccccttcccctctCCCCACTCTCCCACATCTCCCATCCCTCTCGTACGAAAACCACCCCGCTCTCCGCCCCCCCGCCCCCCCGGGACTAGACCGGAAATTTTGTGACCCTCCTCACTCGTGACTCTCCTGACTCAAAACTGTCGAAGCCGCCGCCGACGTAATACTCGAAACCTTGACACTCAAGTGTTATGGGAGCTCATATTGTAGTGATATTAGTTTTCAATTGCTAAAACAggtattttacttaaatttatttaaatgatagtTAGTGGTGGCCAGTCCTTTATATCATTTCATTGAGGTTGGTTTTGtactctgtatttttttttggtatctGATCtctgtaaaaagtaaaaacataaaGAATTTTATCATAGGACGTCAAGTGGAAGGGATCGAATAGCACTTTGCTTTGTTCCCCTACTTGTCCACGAACTCGAAGTCCACGATTAGAGGGGACTCCAAAAGATTAAAGATGTCAGCCAAATCAATTTAAATTACATAAATCAGTGCAAATTATCCCATGGAGAATCAAAAAATCAGTGAGAAGTCAGTGCAAAAATCAAACTATAGAGTGGCGAAGGAGACAGTGACGACCTCTGTTGACGATGACGGCTGCTATGGTGGACAACGACTGTTGTAGTGGGTGAAGGTTGTGATGGGAGACAGAGCTTCGTGGGGAAGAAAGAGCTTCGTGGGGGCGACGGAGCTTGGTGGTGCGATGGCGTTTTCCGGTTGTGGCAGCAATGGACCTGGTTTCGTGTAGCGGTGGTTTGGTTTTGGTGCGGCGGCAGACTAGttcgaagaagaagatgaagttcgTATGTTCCGACTTCTCACATTTCCAAACCGGAAAAATGACTTTTCTTAGAATAATCAGATGAGACAATTTTGTTTCGTTAGTCGATagattatctcaatttatcgttataattttttaaaatttttaatataaaatataataaataattttattttattaaattttaaaataataataatattaaaaaataatattttaataatattttatcatctcaatttaatttaatttaatatttaaatacaacaATATATCTAATATAAAACTTTTTACGTGTCTTATAATCGTTGGTGAGTTCTTAAACGCCCAACGTCAACCAACCAGTCAGAAGCGGAACTTGTCCACAATTAGGCTCGACAAAACCTCTCCAAAAAAATTCCATCCCACAACACATCAAACTAAAGAAGGCTATTAGGAATTTAACCATAGTCCGATTAGAAttctttagaattttttatccaaatatttccaataattttgagaaaaatatagatataaaatgTCATCTCACTATATTTAATCACGTTGAGATTCACATTGCTCACGAGTAACACTTtcgtttaaatttaaagatgagttgagatgaattaaaataaattgtgaataataatgaaatttatgaattaaaattcatgaataataataaatagtagtgaaataagttaagatgaattatGAATACAAACCTCTCCGTTCACtctttccaaatatatataattagtcaTAACGTTAggattcaactttttttatattcatacCATTGAATaactgaataataaaatattaaaatttatgaaaataattgacGATGTGAGTCATTCTTTTGCGAAACTTTActtcaacttttatataggtaataaaaatccatccttaactaaaagaaagagaaataataattgatgttttGAATATGTAAACGTCgtgtaataattttaaaaaaaatatataaatatgagatttatatgaaaaaaaaattaaatttttaatagtaaattttattttttttaaagcgactgcACAAGACTTGTATATTCTACGagtatatgtaatattactcattttaataatctataaataataataaaataatttattaataatagtgaataatttataaataataataaaatatttaagaacaattatattttcaaaagaatcaAGAAGGGAATCAATTGAAATGGCAATCGAGCTTCAACTgccatttttcatttcttaccATTTTTGCTTAGTAGTACAAAGGAGCAGGTAATTCTGTAAACAAATCAATTGTTCACACTTCACGCacgtttgtttgtttgtttctgcAGCTTAACATTGCTCGTAAAAAGTTAAGTTTACAGTCTTGTGCAAGTTTCACATACAGTAGTGTGCAGAATTTGCGTACCACGAGACTGTAACCAGAAGTACTCAAAGAGCTTAttcaaaacttgatttggtCGGCTGGCTTCTTCTATTCTTGCAAATAAGCCCACGGTGTGGTAACCGACAAACAGCCCGAACTGTTTAATAGCCCGTTTTATCTTTGGCAACTCTCTCTCTGAGAGGGTTGCTTTCATCACCGCCAAGTGCATCCAAGCGAACTTAAGGACATCCTGCTCAACGAATATTCAGAAAAAGATTCCAACCAACTGATCTCAtcttcattactatttattattatcgaCGGAGTTCACCacgacaataaaaataaaaagtagttaAAATGTGTCCCTGCGATATACTCACCCCACCATATACGGCAATCCTGATCATGGAATTGCATTAATGCAAatgttataattataagaaaaaaaaaattatgaaaaaaaatttataaattaatatgattttatatgatatattaaatatattttattaaaataataattttagaatatcatataaaattacgattaatttatatgtttatttttttaaaatttgcacGTGGATAAAGTGTTTCAAACCCATCTGTGTTTTGGAAGCTCCCACGCGTGTGTATGCATTTGGTTTGGTTGAGGCAGTTCTGTCTTGGTACCCTGGCCATGATTACAGCCACGTGGCAACTGTAAATTGTGAATCGAAGTAGGGTAGGGACCCACAACAGTGCCATGCAGACAAATAAATGGATATGGGACCAGCATGTTGTTGCATGGAAATATCTCTTTGCATACAAGTTGTATCGGACCAGCGGTGTACGGAATCatggtttattatatttgtgggGGGTGGGAGGGCGATATATGCATAGTGGTTCCTATCCTTTATATTAAATGAAGGAACCGAAAGAAAGCAACTTGGGCTTGAAATTTCTTGTCTGTCCTCCTCCTTACTCTTTCTCTCCTCCTTTCTAATCAATTACAGCTCTGATCTTCATCTCTTTGGCTGCTTTATTACTTCTGCAACTTGATCTTGTAACAACTCCCTCTCTGTCTCCTATGATTATCGGCTTCATAAAAATAAGATCATGGAGATCAAGTGGAAGCAACATGCAGTACTCATGGATGGTTCTCTCTCACTAAACCCGGACAAGGAGATTTCAAAAGAACTCAAACCAGAAACTCAGGAGGCATCTAAAAGAAGGTCAGTTGCAGTAACTTAAAGGGGAAGAttgtattttttggtttttcaggcgatttatttttacactttatgCCTAATTTTATTTggcatttttctaatatttgttTGTGTACTGTTGCAGAAAGCTGGTTGTTCAGAAGAATGTTGTTACAGTGAAGATTGGAGCAAATCATGTTGGGAAACTAAAGAATGAAGGGCCGCCTTCTGATTTTTGGTCCTGGAGAAAATATGGGCAAAAACCTATTAAAGGATCTCCTTATCCAAGGTTGTTTGCATTACTACTTTAGCTTGATCGTGCACTCATGactgtcattttctttttctttcaattcaaGAACTTCAGATCTCAAAAGAGAGAAGAttactttcttttcttctataaCCTGAAACTTTTTACCAAAAATGACTCAGAAGACTCTTTCTTAATTACTGATCCTCATCTAcaattctcaaattttttatacctGAAACTTTTTTGCAGGGGCTATTATAGGTGCAGCACATCAAAGGGTTGTTCAGCCAAAAAACAAGTAGAGAGATGCAGAACAGATGCTTCAATGCTCATCATCACCTACACCTCTAGCCATAACCATCCAGGTCCTAATCTCTCTGACACCAACCTGATCCAACCACCAAAAGAACCCCAAAACATTTCCAGTACTGAAGATGATCTCCCAGAGCCCCCAAAACAGGAACAGCAAGCTGAAGAAAAACTAAACGAACCCACTGTGACCACCGGAGAAAAGGATCCAGATGAAAATCATTTCCAATACATACAATATTCCCCCATAAACAGTTCCCAGGATATAATCGCTAACCAAGGAGAGGACCCTTTCACAGTGCACCTAGAAAGATCCCATGAAACAATGGGTCTCCTCTTGGAAGAAGAGCCCTTGTGTTACTCACAGCTCATGACTTTCTCCACAGCGATCTCAGAAGAAAATGATTTCTTTGATGAGCTTGAAGAACTACCCACATATTCATCATTCATAAGTTTCATGAGGAGCAATTTCTCCGATGAAAGGATTCCTGCTGTACCTTCTTGATCCAAGTGTTCTTCGGTGCCGTTTCGACCGTGAGAAAAGATGAGTTGTTTCGTTTCGACTGTAAAATAAGGTGAGATAGTtgtagataaaag
This genomic interval from Juglans microcarpa x Juglans regia isolate MS1-56 chromosome 4D, Jm3101_v1.0, whole genome shotgun sequence contains the following:
- the LOC121260493 gene encoding uncharacterized protein LOC121260493, with product MVWLNWHQKAEQHRLLNLASLREPFHILTITLLSLLLPLSFLLLSRLTCAYYYLLSLQYSYNPSSQISSFLLSFVLYTNPSVLYLLVSFVSIATLIHGLTGKAIFLSESPGPVLRPHLYIAWIFVCTLQVFVGLGIEGTIAGGIDGSSIGMGRSLFRKAVFFLGLHETMLHWSRVAVRPVVDDTIFGVAREERWAERVAMAASFGTLWWWKLRNEVEAMVVVGEFKRELFMGRGVADFVAWWLYYLTVTIGMIRVVKGFMWIGMLLLSRRVTGNSADSNGDEDKV
- the LOC121260495 gene encoding probable WRKY transcription factor 65 — translated: MEIKWKQHAVLMDGSLSLNPDKEISKELKPETQEASKRSCRKLVVQKNVVTVKIGANHVGKLKNEGPPSDFWSWRKYGQKPIKGSPYPRGYYRCSTSKGCSAKKQVERCRTDASMLIITYTSSHNHPGPNLSDTNLIQPPKEPQNISSTEDDLPEPPKQEQQAEEKLNEPTVTTGEKDPDENHFQYIQYSPINSSQDIIANQGEDPFTVHLERSHETMGLLLEEEPLCYSQLMTFSTAISEENDFFDELEELPTYSSFISFMRSNFSDERIPAVPS